Genomic window (Mesorhizobium sp. M4B.F.Ca.ET.058.02.1.1):
CTGCAGCTTGCTGAATGCGTGTGCAGCTTGCCGTCGCGGTCGCGGCACACGGCGAGCTTGCTCAGGCCGTCGTGAATAACGCCCCCTTCCCCGGACTTGAGGTCCTCGGCCGACTTGACTTGTCCGGGCAGCAGATATTCGGCAAAGTTCTTCACCGCCGTGAGGTTCTCGCTGAGATAGTTCGCAAAGGCCGCGGGCGGCGTCCTGTCGGGCGCATAGACGGCTTCCCAAGAATTCGAGCCCTTGACGACCAGGTCCCTGATCAACAGCCCGGCCAACGCTCCGTGCGTTATGCCCTGACCGGAATCTCCGGTGGCGACGAAGACGTTTTTGCTTCCGGGGCTCCTGCCGATGAAGCCGCAATAGTCAATCGTGTCGAGGACCTGACCAGACCATCTCGCCGTTTCACCGCCTAGATCGGGGACCAACGCCCTGATCCAGGCTTCGAGGGCGGCGAAGCGTGCATCGCCGTCATCCGCTTCGCCTGATTTGTGATCACGACCCCCGACTATGAGATAGTTGGTTTTGCCGGAGCCAGGATTGAGACGGACATAATAGTAAGGGTCGTCCATGTCCCAGTAGAGTGCGTCCGAAAGAAGTCGCTTGGTGATCTCGAAGGCCATCGCATAGGTGCGGTAGGGCGCCATCTTGCTGTGGATCTTGACCCAGGTGTTGATCGGGGAATTCGTAGCAAACACCGCGTTGGAGGCCATGATGGCGCCTCGCTCACATTTCAGGCGAACCTGATCGCCTTCCTCGATGTCGGTGACGGCGCTGTTGGCGAATGCCCTGCCGCCACGCTTCTCGAAATCCGCCAGGATAGCGCGAAGATATTTCAGCGGGTGGAAGGTGGCTTGATTGGGATAGCGCACGACGGGCGCGGATTCATGGCCGTTGAGCGGAACCCCCTTGCTGCGCTCCACGATAGCGCCGACCTTGATCGCGGCGGCATACTCTTTGTCACATTGTTTGGCGGCTTCTTCATCATCCATCCACGCGGCCGGGAAAAGAAACCCATCCAGCCGCCGAAAATCGCAGTCGATCGCCAGGTTGCCGACAAGCTCTTCGATGCGGTCGACGGCGGCTTGCTGACTTTCCTGAAATCCGCGCGCCAGCTCTTCGCCGCGCATCTCCACCAGTGCCCCCAGGCCGTCGTCGCAGACGGGCGCCAAATGGGCGGTCGTGCGAGAGGTCATGCCGCCGAGCAAGGGGCCGCGATCCACGAGCACAACGTTGCGACCGGCCAGGACGAGCTCATAGGCGATCGAAACCCCTGCGATACCGGCGCCAACCACGGCCACGTCGCAGTGCTCGTCCTGTTGCAAGCGAGGAGCGGTAGGGAACTTGGTGTCAAGCATCCAAACGGATTTGGTCGCCTCGCCGCTGACGTTCATGACTCACTCTTTGACGTAAGCGCCTGGTCGGCGACCTGCCTTGGGCGCCTTTGCATCTTTCGAATGTTCCGAGATGGCAGGACCGGCTCCAGACGTCTTTTCTGTTGCTGGACTCGGGGTCGCCTCTTTCCCTGGATTCTGGCGGGCGGACCGTTGGGGGCTGTCTTCCCCTTGACCGGCTGGCCTCGTCAGGCCGATCCCGCTCGGCGGCTTCTTGTTGCCCGCCGCATCTTGCGAGAAATCATCCGACGGGTCGGCGTCTTTCATTGCCGGATATTTTGTGGCACCCGTTTCGCGACGGTTTTCATCGCCTGTCATAGCTCAGTGCTCCTGAGATGAAGATCATGAGGATCAACCCGCTGATCAGCGGCAAGTTCCCTTATGCCGACTTGCGGGTTACCTTTGACTTGGGACCTGCTTTGATGCCTTCCTTGGCAAGGCTCTTGCGCAGCACCGACGCGAGGTCGACGACGTTCTCTTTAGGCCTTGGTGCCGGTTTCGGCGGCTTCTTGCCCTTGCGCTTTGCGTCGATCATTGCAACGAGCGCATCCTCGTAGGTGTCCTCGAATTTCGATGGATCGAATTTGGTCACCTTCTTGTCGATCAGCAGGCCGGCGATCTCGAGCAGGTCCTGATCATATTTAGGACTCTTCAGATCGTCGAAGACGGTCTTTTCCGGGATCATTTCGTCATGGGTGCGCAGCTCTGTAAGCAGCATGCCTTTGCCGAAGGGTTGAATCACCACTTCCCGCCCGCGCTGGTAAAGCACCACACAGGATCTGGCCGCTACGCGCTTTTTTGCCATGGCTTCTCGCAGCACCGAAAACGCTTCGACAGCCGCGCCATCGGCAGGGATGACGTAGTAAGGTTTTTCCAAATAACGCGTGTCGATGTCGTCGAGAGCAACGAATTCCTCGACCTCCAGGGTGTGGGCGAACGTCAGCTTGAGCTTTTTGATGTCGTCGGGCGGAACTTCGATGAATTCCCCCTTTTCGACCTCGTATCCCTTCGTCTGGTCTTCTGCCTCGACGATGTCGCCGGTCTCCTCATCGACGTAGGCGCTCTTTACCGGAAGACCGTCCTTCCGGTTGAGAATCTTGAAATGGATTTTCGAGGCTTCGCTGGTCGCGCCGACCAGCTTCACGCCGCAGGAGACCGAACCAACTTTCAGGAAGCCTTTCCAAACCGCCCGCGGCGCCGCCATTGTTGTTGCCTCGTTTTTCTGGAGCTCTACCGAAATACTCAGCAGCCGGAGAGGTTCCAAACCGCCGGTATTAGACTTGGCAGCCTCGCGAGGACAATGATCAAAACAGACATGGGATAGTGTGCCGACAATGCAGCACCAGCGATCAATTCGCGGCGGACTCAGCTTAGCAGCCTTCCGCCATCAGGGATCGCACCATGGGGACCACAACTGGATCGTAGGGACTTTTTCGGTTCTGCTGTAGTTGATGGTGACGAGCGCGGCACGGAGTCATTGCAGACGGCAATGGCACGGACATATCGGATCTGGCCATTGTTGATGCCCGAGTAACTGGCCCATCGCGGCGTGACGCGCCGATACGTCAGCTTCCAGCCGGCCTTTTCGTCCTCAACCATCCGATGCTCGATCTCGGCCCGAAAACTGGCCTGGCCGAGCCTAGCGCCCCACACGGCGAGAAAGGCTTCTTTGCGCCCTGAAAAGCCGCCCCGGTCCGAGCGCTGGGTCAAGACAAAGCCTGGGGGCACATCGAATGTGAAGCCAAACTGCCTGACCCCGAAGGCTGACACGCTTGCGCCTGGAGAAGCGTGCTGAAAAATAGGATCGATACGAAACTCAGCAGAAAGCGATCATCGGCGTGATTAGCGCCGCCTTATATAGCGTCCAGACGGAACAAGGTCGCTGACGAGAAAAAAGTTTGCGCCTGAGGCTGTTAAAGATGGCGCGAGGGGTCACCGGGAAGGAAGTCGCCTATCCAGTGGGACGGGACAAGGCGGTGAATTAGGTCAGCTCGATTAAATGCCTGATGACGTCATCGGTTTTGACGGGCTTCACAAGACGCTGAACGCCAGAAAATTCGCTTGGGACAATGGTCCGGTCATATCCGGTGACGAATATGAACGGGATACCGTGCGCCTTCAATTCGACCGCGACGGCGAAGGTCGCGGCACCACCCAGCTTTATGTCAACCGTGGCGCATTCGACGTCCTCGCTGGCGATTTTCCTCGAAGCATCTTGAGGATTGGCCACCGGACCAATTACCCTGCCGCCAGCTTCCCTGATCGCCTCTTCGAGTTCGGCTGCGATCAGATACTCGTCCTCGACGACAAGGACCCTGCGTCCCTGCAGGGGCGCTGCCGGCTTGAATTGGCCTGAATTAATGGAAACGACAGAACATAACATCGACGCCCCTTTTGGGTTGTCGGGTCACGAAGATAGCCTATACCTGTTGGGGGATTTGCGAGTCATTTGGTGAGAACCGAATAGCCCGGCTGCTCAGCAGCATGACCGAGCGACAGGACCGGTGCCGGGCTATCCAGTAAAGCCCGTTGCAGGGGTTGGTTGGCAACGGGATTTTCGACATGGTACGCGTGATAGGCGGCGCAGTTCCCGACAATTTTAGACTTGGGGGCTGTCAACCTACGTCCATTTGAGGGGCGCCCGTTCCCTGTGCACTGCGCCTTGTCTGGACAAAGTCGCATATGAGGAGGGGGCGAGCCGCGCTCGCATGGAAAACCGGAACTGGGCCGTAGGCAACGCGTTGATCGGCAGTTGCGTGGGGTCGAGTGATGAGTGACCTTTGAGAGTTATCTGGGAAGAGGTGGCGAACTCCTCCCTGCGCTGACCAATCGGAAAAGAAGCCAAGCCGATGCCCTACCGGGCGATGCTCCACACTTCCCAAATGACCTGGAGCCAGTGATCCGGTCGCCTATAGTGCGGGTAATCCAATAAGTGCCGCTGTCGTGTTCGGTCAATCATTTCGACACCAAGCAGCTCGTTTTCCCTGATCCTAAAGGCGGTCGTTTTCAGCCACGCCGTCGAGTTACCGCTGTCTGATTACCGGTGGCCATAGATTCGAGCACAACCGTTCCCCGACCTCGGAGTGGGCGTGCAGGAATTGTGGCGGGCGGGCGCAGGGGGCGGCCGAGGCTGATTCCAAATCACGAAATATTTCCGTCGGAACAGAGCGCGAGGGCCACAGTTGAGTATGGTTAGGAAAAACTTACCAACAAGGCAGGAGAAGAACATGGCCAATCAAGGCGGAAATCGCGAACAGCATGTGAAGGCAGGACAGCAGAGCCGGAAAAACACCGGGGATGAGGATCGGCGCCGCGGCAGCGGCGGCGAGCAGCAGCGCGACGACGACAGGCGGGGTCAGCAGCAGGCCGATGACAAGCAACGCGGTGGCCAACAGCGCGGCGGCAGCGGCAACTTTGCTGACGACCGCGAGAAGGCTTCGGAAGCCGGTCGCAAAGGTGGTCAGTCTTGAGAGAGGAAGCGGCGCTCCCAGGCGCCGCTTCTTCTTAGCCATTCAGAAGGAGAAAACGCAATGCCGACGAAATCGGAAAACGGTTTGGAAACCCTGTTTGTGGATGGTCTGAAGGACCTCTATTACGCGGAAAAGAAGATCCTGAAGACATTGCCGAAGCTGGCGAAGGCCGCACAATCCGAACAGGTAGGCGCTGCATTCGAGAAACATCGGATGGAAACAGAACGCCAGGTAGAACGGCTCGAACAGGTTTTCGAGCAACTCGGCAAACCTGCCAGAGGCAAGACGTGTCCGGCCATCGACGGCATTCTGGAAGAAGGCTCGGAGATTCTCGAGGAGTATAAGGGGGCGCCCGCCCTCGATGCCGGCCTTGTAGGTGCCGCACAGTCGGTTGAGCATTATGAGATTGCCCGCTACGGGACGCTCATCGCCTGGGCGGAACAACTCGGCATGAAGGATGCCCTCCCGCTGTTGCGCGAAACCCTCAAAGAAGAGACGGCGACCGACGAAGCGCTCAGCGCTTTGGGCGAGAGCGATGCCAACGAGCGCGCCCTGCAAGCGGCCTGACCACCCTCGACAGCGGCTCCGGCGCTTGTCCGGAGCCGCATGGTGCTACGATGAACATACCGATGCCACCCAACCTCCCGATTGAACAACCAGCTAGTGTGATGTTACCGGCAGCATCGGCGGCCGAAGCCGTCTCGGAACGTCAACGATGCATAATGATCCTGCAGGAACGAGCGCGCGCCTTTGAACGACTAAAACTGTTCAATGTTTCACGCGCTCTGTCGTCAGTTGCTGAAGAGATAGCAACCGCTGACATCAGGAGGAAAATCTCATGACTGACGACAAGAGCAAACGTGACTATCACGACCGCGACCGCGTGTCGGGGGATGAAGAATACGAGGTAGGCTACCTCGCCAGCAGGTTCGGTCTAACGATCCCGGAGGTTCGCGAGCTTATCAGGAAGCACGGGAATGACCGCGGGACGCTGGAGCGCGCAGCCGAACAGCTCGGCAACAGGTAGATGGCCATCGACTTTGCAAAATGACCAAGCTTTCCGATCTAGGGCCGCCGATTACCGGCGCGCGACACGGCAGTCAGCCGGCTAGCGAAGGCGACCATTTTGTGTGCGGTCAAGCGGTCGGCTGGCGCGATCTGCGGCAAGTCATTTGGCATGAGCAGCCCAAACACCGGCGGTTGGATGTCGACTCCTAAGTGCCAGTCGGGTGTCAAGCCTAGGTCTTCTTCACAGGCTTCGGCTCAGTGGCTTGTTTTGCTTCGCGCAAATCCTTCAACCTTCTGGTCCTTTCAGCGCGCGCCGCTGCCTCCATCTTGATAATTTCACGCGCAGCCCTACTCGTTCGGTCTATTCGTTGGTCTAGTTCTGAATGGGTCTTTGCTGTCATCGTCATCCCAGGCGGCCACGGCCGCATCATATTGCACAAACGAAGCCCGCACCGGGAGGGACCGGAGCGGGCTCCATTTCGGGCTAGCTGCCCGAGGCGGCGCCACGGAGTTGTGATCTGGAATGCGCCGCCAACATGAAAACCGCGAGGCGGCCGCATTGTTCCGGCATGAAAAAGCCCGCGCTACGGAGGAACCGATAACGCGGGCCGGCTGATGTTTTTGCCCCACCAGCCTACGCCGAACTCCAAGCAGCCTCATCCGACGCAAGGGCCTAACTATTCGAACCCGCTAATGTTCCGAGCGCCCAGCCCGGAATCTTCCGGAACAGGGTCTCAGCCCCGGGGATCACCGGAAATATCCTGATGTGGGGTGCCATGATAGCGCGGTGCTTTTTATTGCCCTATTGATCATTCTCACGTTCGGACCGCCTGCCGCGGGATCGTAGGAGCATGAGGGCCGCATGCGCGCGGCGTTAACAGCATATGGCTTTCGTGGCCGCCTGCGTTATCTAATCGATTGGAAATCCGCAGTGGCGTCGTGCGCTTAGCCCAATATGCCGGCCCTCTTTTCGTTATAGGGCTGCTTGAGTTCGCCCACCATTTTAGCAAGTTCTGAGAACGGCGGAATCTCGGTTTCCGACTGAGCCAAGTTAGCCAACTGAAGCAGTCTCAGCGGAAAACACACAGCATCGCGATTTGACGGGGACATATCCTCGTAAAGCCGTGCGTCGTCCAACAGCGAATCCTCGGCATGTTGTAGGGCGCTGTCAATTTCGTCGATCGAAAGAACTCCCTTGTGAACCAGGAGATTGTTGATTGACGCAACGGACATGAGAAGGCCTTCAAGTTGCAAGTTGGCGACGTTCATCAGGTTTTCCTCCCAGATCGCCGAAAAGGTTTACAGCAGACCCTGTAGGGAGAAAACTGGGTTCAGGGAGAGATGTTCCCGGGAAAGCGAATTAATCTCGGCTGGCATTGCCTTGGTCGGAACGGAGCAACATGCCAGCCTCCTTTGCCGCAGCTTCGAAGGCTTTGCGTATGACCTGCGGGTCGATTGGATCGCCCTCCAGAGCTGACAGGCAAAGGATCATTGCCTTGTGCCATCCGGGGCCCCGCTTCGACCACTTGACGAGTTGCTCGGCCGCTTCCTGGACGTGGTTAACTTCATAACGCCTGTCCGGCCGGCCCGCTTGCACATAGACCGGAGAATAGAAGCGCCGCCTTGCCAGCGTGTGATTGAGCCTGCCGGCCTTGCCGGGGAGCAGCGCGCTCATACCTGAGAATGGACGCCGCGAATTTCTTGCGCGACCGCCTTCAGCGCCCTGGCTACCGGGAACATTTTCTTTCGCTCAAAATGTAAGGCCTGCAGGTCGGCTATGTCGGCGCAGCGCTTGCGTTCCAAGCCGGCTTCTACCGCGGCTGGCTGAATTTGTGTCGCTTCCATGGTGACACTCTTCCTTCTAGAAACCCTCGGAAAACAAAACTCGGCAAGCGCGCAAAAGTTGCCGGAAATCGCGATCCTGATCGGGTGGGAACTGGTGCCCTAAACCAACGTTTGTTGCGCAGCATCATCCAAGGTTTGTGTCATGGAAAAGACGTTCAATCGAATGGCGGAAGTAGTTGCTCACGCCACAGGCAGGCCGTGGGCCTTCGCGCTTTGCTTGGGATCGGTTTTGACCTGGGCGGCCACAGGCCCAGTGTTTCAATACTCGGAGACCTGGCAACTGGTCATCAACACCGGAACCACCATCGTTACCTTTCTGATGGTCTTCTTGATTCAGAACACACAGAACCGCGATGGCGCCGCCATCCAGGCAAAGCTCGATGAGTTGATCCGGTCCGGCCAAGGCAAGAACGACTTTATCGGCATCGAGCATCTGACGGAGGAGGAGGTCGAAAAGTTCCGGACAGCGTGTGCCCAGGCCAAGCAAAGGAAACTGTCAGGAGATTTGTAGACTACGCGATTGCGAAGAAGCCGACGCGCGTCCTTCTCCGCGGTATCCCTGTGGCCGTGCAATCGCACCAGGCATGCGCTGGAACTTCATCTCTGGATGCACATTGAGCTGCAGGCGTGCGCATCAGCTAGGAGGCGCCCGCGTGGCCATATACACCAGATAAGCGGGGTTCATCCATGCAACTGGTTCGGACTGATGTCGGCGAGGCCATCGGGCACAATGGGCAGCCGGTCCTGCGCGTTTCGTTCTGTGGTGAGGGCGGCGAGCGAGTTAGCCTCGAACGCGGAGCCTCTTGCGGGCGATGCCGAGCTCCGCGCAATCGGTCGGGCCAAAGCGTTGCTAGTGCAGATCGCCACGTTTGATCGCGGCAGCATTGGCTTGGCGTGCCAATTCAGCGTCGGAAACGTTCATCTCGCTGACAGGCACAGATAACTGACTCAGGAGTCGTTTTGAGAGCCTTCTTTCGCAACAACGGGTTGACCATCGCTCTGGTCGCGATGTTCCTGTTTAGTGTGCTGGGCATGGTCTGGTCTGGCCAGGCTGCCAACAATGAGGAGCTGCGGGAGCACGGGGCGCCAGCTATCGGGCTGGTGGCATACCTGGAGAGCGGTGAGTTTCTCTCGGCCCTGTTCGAAAACTGGGAAAGCGAATTCCTGCAGATGTCGGCCTATGTGATGCTGACTGCGATGCTTTTTCAGCGCGGCTCAGCAGAATCCCGTAATCCCGTGGATCCGCATAGACCAAAGGACGAACTCGGCCTCGCGACCCGGAGGCGAAGGCCGATTTGGTCGTGGCTCTATTCCTACTCGCTGGGCATTGCTCTGGCCGTTCTGTTTATCGTCTCCTTTGCCCTCCACTGGTGGGGAAGCTTGGCGGCCGCAAACGAAGCAGCGCTCCGCCATGGGGAACAGCCTCAATCTCTGGCAGCCTATCTTCTCAACGCTCGGCTGTGGTTCGAATCCTTCCAGAACTGGCAGTCGGAATTCCTGTCTACGGCGGTCCTGGTTTTGCTTTCCATCTTCCTCCGACACAAGGGCTCCCCGGAATCGAAGCCGGTGAATGCGGCAAATTCCGACACGGGTGAGTAGAAAGCGGGGCGATACTAACTGGTTCCCGAACAACCCGAGGCGGGGAGCGGGTGGAAAGAATAGGCGGTCAGCTCATTGTTCAAAGCTCGCCGGCAAAAGGTACGGCCATGCGCATCACATTGCCCTCGCAGGCGGTTTGAACGTCATGAGCATTGCGCCCGAACAAACGCCAAC
Coding sequences:
- a CDS encoding DUF6766 family protein, with amino-acid sequence MFLFSVLGMVWSGQAANNEELREHGAPAIGLVAYLESGEFLSALFENWESEFLQMSAYVMLTAMLFQRGSAESRNPVDPHRPKDELGLATRRRRPIWSWLYSYSLGIALAVLFIVSFALHWWGSLAAANEAALRHGEQPQSLAAYLLNARLWFESFQNWQSEFLSTAVLVLLSIFLRHKGSPESKPVNAANSDTGE
- a CDS encoding ferritin-like domain-containing protein, giving the protein MPTKSENGLETLFVDGLKDLYYAEKKILKTLPKLAKAAQSEQVGAAFEKHRMETERQVERLEQVFEQLGKPARGKTCPAIDGILEEGSEILEEYKGAPALDAGLVGAAQSVEHYEIARYGTLIAWAEQLGMKDALPLLRETLKEETATDEALSALGESDANERALQAA
- a CDS encoding DUF982 domain-containing protein; the encoded protein is MSALLPGKAGRLNHTLARRRFYSPVYVQAGRPDRRYEVNHVQEAAEQLVKWSKRGPGWHKAMILCLSALEGDPIDPQVIRKAFEAAAKEAGMLLRSDQGNASRD
- a CDS encoding Ku protein, with the translated sequence MAAPRAVWKGFLKVGSVSCGVKLVGATSEASKIHFKILNRKDGLPVKSAYVDEETGDIVEAEDQTKGYEVEKGEFIEVPPDDIKKLKLTFAHTLEVEEFVALDDIDTRYLEKPYYVIPADGAAVEAFSVLREAMAKKRVAARSCVVLYQRGREVVIQPFGKGMLLTELRTHDEMIPEKTVFDDLKSPKYDQDLLEIAGLLIDKKVTKFDPSKFEDTYEDALVAMIDAKRKGKKPPKPAPRPKENVVDLASVLRKSLAKEGIKAGPKSKVTRKSA
- a CDS encoding low affinity iron permease family protein, giving the protein MEKTFNRMAEVVAHATGRPWAFALCLGSVLTWAATGPVFQYSETWQLVINTGTTIVTFLMVFLIQNTQNRDGAAIQAKLDELIRSGQGKNDFIGIEHLTEEEVEKFRTACAQAKQRKLSGDL
- a CDS encoding DUF3606 domain-containing protein translates to MTDDKSKRDYHDRDRVSGDEEYEVGYLASRFGLTIPEVRELIRKHGNDRGTLERAAEQLGNR
- a CDS encoding FAD-dependent oxidoreductase — encoded protein: MNVSGEATKSVWMLDTKFPTAPRLQQDEHCDVAVVGAGIAGVSIAYELVLAGRNVVLVDRGPLLGGMTSRTTAHLAPVCDDGLGALVEMRGEELARGFQESQQAAVDRIEELVGNLAIDCDFRRLDGFLFPAAWMDDEEAAKQCDKEYAAAIKVGAIVERSKGVPLNGHESAPVVRYPNQATFHPLKYLRAILADFEKRGGRAFANSAVTDIEEGDQVRLKCERGAIMASNAVFATNSPINTWVKIHSKMAPYRTYAMAFEITKRLLSDALYWDMDDPYYYVRLNPGSGKTNYLIVGGRDHKSGEADDGDARFAALEAWIRALVPDLGGETARWSGQVLDTIDYCGFIGRSPGSKNVFVATGDSGQGITHGALAGLLIRDLVVKGSNSWEAVYAPDRTPPAAFANYLSENLTAVKNFAEYLLPGQVKSAEDLKSGEGGVIHDGLSKLAVCRDRDGKLHTHSASCSHLGCIVHWNSTEQCWDCPCHGSQFAPDGAVLNGPAIRGLS